A single window of Aspergillus puulaauensis MK2 DNA, chromosome 5, nearly complete sequence DNA harbors:
- the SPC25 gene encoding kinetochore Spc25 family protein (COG:S;~EggNog:ENOG410PHDK;~InterPro:IPR013255;~PFAM:PF08234) yields MSHLNMSSSFDPSLSTSGMRPPLASATAPSMADSLPSINFGFEDLRSRMAQFTAHFDAFIERGRKQVLEERNQFKSGLAELQEDERMRQRDIEILNLKSQTHEQTLQKEAAEAAEMHAAVSSVTLERDSRLAKRDRLKQQIEETQKAINQKLEAQKSHSRYLDAQARLNVPELEFWQDYLCLRIEGAGREDRLKFVYSHLLEKDWEAEAWFELGTSNRDYEIFHSRPKLDRHSLDRELDMLNEDRDFGAFLKRMRKLFVDVLK; encoded by the exons ATGTCGCATCTGAATATGTCCTCCTCGTTCGATCCTTCGCTCTCGACAAGCGGTATGCGGCCGCCTCTGGCCTCCGCGACAGCACCTTCGATGGCGGACTCGCTCCCCAGCATCAATTTCGGATTCGAAGATTTGCGCAGCCGCATGGCCCAGTTCACCGCTCACTTTGATGCGTTTATAGAGCGTGGGAGGAAGCAGGTTTTGGAAGAAAGGAATCAGTTCAAGAGTGGTTTAGCTGAATTACAAG AGGATGAACGTATGAGGCAACGAGATATTGAAATTCTCAATCTCAAATCACAAACCCACGAACAGACCCTTCAGAAAGAGGCCGCTGAAGCCGCTGAGATGCATGCTGCTGTTTCATCCGTGACATTAGAACGTGACTCGCGTCTTGCAAAGCGTGATCGGCTCAAGCAACAAATTGAAGAAACACAAAAGGCCATCAACCAAAAACTGGAAGCACAAAAAAGCCACTCTCGCTATCTTGATGCCCAAGCACGCTTGAACGTCCCGGAGCTTGAATTCTGGCAGGACTATCTATGCTTACGGATTGAAGGCGCGGGTAGGGAGGACCGATTGAAATTTGTCTACAGCCATctgctggagaaggattgGGAAGCCGAAGCATGGTTTGAACTTGGCACTTCGAACCGCGACTATGAAATATTTCATTCACGACCCAAACTGGACAGGCATTCTCTGGATCGGGAGCTAGACATGCTAAATGAGGATCGCGATTTTGGTGCTTTTTTGAAAAGAATGCGTAAGCTGTTCGTCGATGTCTTGAAATAG
- the GUT2 gene encoding glycerol-3-phosphate dehydrogenase GUT2 (COG:C;~EggNog:ENOG410PGEG;~InterPro:IPR031656,IPR036188,IPR006076,IPR000447, IPR038299;~PFAM:PF01266,PF16901,PF00890;~TransMembrane:1 (i12-31o);~go_component: GO:0009331 - glycerol-3-phosphate dehydrogenase complex [Evidence IEA];~go_function: GO:0004368 - glycerol-3-phosphate dehydrogenase (quinone) activity [Evidence IEA];~go_function: GO:0016491 - oxidoreductase activity [Evidence IEA];~go_process: GO:0006072 - glycerol-3-phosphate metabolic process [Evidence IEA];~go_process: GO:0055114 - oxidation-reduction process [Evidence IEA]), which translates to MASRNSRRILRPLLYTSAAATVGAGAFYFSYRPRNIPGLEAPAVPPPGYHEGKLVPPSFPKIKSRLEQIQDLKRSSSGDDAEVYDLLVIGGGATGSGIALDAATRGLKVAVVERDDFSAGTSSKSTKLVHGGVRYLEKAVWELDYNQYKLVKEALRERKYFLNTAPHLSSWLPIMVPVQNWWQVPYFWAGTKCYDWLAGSEGIESSYFLPKSKAIEAFPMLRTDNVLGAMVYYDGAHNDSRMNVSLAMTAALYGSTVVNHMEVTGLTKDGSGKLNGARLRDCIPGKDGKEAEEIPIRAKGIINATGPFTDSIRKMDEPDVKEIVAPSSGVHVILPGYYSPSNMGLIDPSTSDGRVIFFLPWQGNTIAGTTDAPTEITAQPQPSEEDINWILSEIRGYLAPDINVGRTDVLAAWSGIRPLVRDPKVKSSQALVRNHLISVSPSGLLTCAGGKWTTYRQMAEEAVDEAIKEFDLKPRELHNAPDISGVGGRGLVADHASLDGSCQTHQVRLIGAHGWSKTLFINLIQHYGLETEVAKHLTTSYGDRAWQVAALSSPTETRFPVRGERISALYPFIDGEIRFAVRHEYAQTAVDVIARRTRLAFLNAQAALEALPTVIDLMGEELNWDTSRKDLEWKESVQFLSSMGLAPNLLNVTRDQVEGGKVKQLLVSERGAFTRTEPPADVLARHPVMDSEAQANE; encoded by the exons ATGGCCTCGCGTAATTCTCGCAGAATTCTGCGACCTCTCCTCTATACTTCCGCTGCAGCTACTGTCGGCGCAGGCGCGTTCTACTTCTCATACCGTCCCCGCAACATTCCCGGACTCGAAGCGCCCGCAGTTCCACCACCGGGATACCACGAAGGCAAGCTTGTGCCTCCCAGCTTTCCTAAAATCAAGTCTCGATTGGAACAAATTCAAGATCTCAAACGCAGTTCTTCCGGCGATGATGCGGAAGTGTATGACCTTCTCGTGATTGGCGGGGGTGCTACAGGGTCTGGAATTGCGCTCGATGCGGCAACACGTGGATTGAaagttgctgttgttgaaaGAGATGACTTCAGTGCTGGGACAAGTAGCAAGAGTACTAAGCTTGTTCACGGTGGCGTACGTTACCTGGAAAAGGCGGTTTGGGAGTTGGACTACAATCA GTATAAACTGGTGAAAGAAGCTCTGAGGGAGCGCAAGTATTTTCTGAACACCGCTCCTCATCTTTCTAGTTGGCTTCCGATTATGGTTCCCGTACAGAATTGGTGGCAGGTCCCTTACTTCTGGGCCGGTACGAAATGCTATGATTGGTTAGCTGGTTCAGAGGGAATCGAGAGTTCCTACTTCTTGCCGAAGAGTAAGGCCATTGAGGCTTTCCCCATGCTCAGAACGGATAACGTTCTTGGTGCCATGGTCTACTACG ATGGTGCCCACAACGATTCCCGCATGAACGTTTCGCTCGCGATGACTGCTGCGCTGTATGGTAGCACTGTTGTCAACCACATGGAAGTCACCGGTCTGACGAAGGATGGATCTGGGAAATTGAATGGTGCTCGACTTCGTGATTGTATCCCTGGGAAGGATGgtaaagaagcagaagaaattcCGATCAGAGCTAAGGGTATCATAAACGCTACCGGCCCATTCACTGATTCGATTAGAAAGATGGATGAGCCGGACGTGAAGGAGATTGTGGCGCCTAGCTCCGGTGTTCACGTAATTCTACCTGGCTATTACAGCCCTTCCAACATGGGCCTCATCGACCCATCCACTTCTGATGGCCGAGTTattttcttccttccctgGCAGGGAAACACGATCGCCGGTACTACGGATGCTCCCACAGAGATCACCGCCCAGCCTCAGCCATCTGAAGAGGATATCAACTGGATTCTTTCCGAAATTAGAGGTTATCTGGCTCCTGATATCAATGTTGGCCGAACCGATGTACTTGCTGCGTGGTCCGGAATCAGGCCTCTTGTGCGGGATCCTAAAGTGAAGAGTTCGCAAGCCCTGGTTCGCAACCATCTCATCTCGGTTTCTCCCTCGGGTCTTTTGACTTGCGCCGGAGGAAAGTGGACTACTTATCGCCAGATGGCTGAAgaggctgttgatgaggcAATCAAGGAATTTGATCTGAAACCTCGTGAGCTGCACAATGCTCCTGATATCAGTGGTGTTGGCGGACGCGGCCTGGTCGCCGACCATGCGTCACTCGATGGGTCATGCCAAACCCACCAGGTCCGCCTTATCGGGGCCCATGGCTGGTCTAAGACTCTCTTCATCAATCTCATTCAACACTATGGTCTTGAGACTGAAGTGGCCAAGCATTTGACCACTTCTTACGGAGACCGCGCATGGCAAGTCGCCGCATTGTCCTCCCCAACTGAGACACGTTTTCCCGTCCGTGGTGAGCGCATTTCAGCTCTCTACCCTTTCATTGATGGCGAAATCCGTTTTGCTGTTCGCCACGAATATGCGCAAACAGCAGTCGATGTTATTGCACGGAGAACCCGTCTGGCATTCCTCAACGCACAGGCTGCCCTCGAAGCGCTTCCTACGGTAATCGACTTGATGGGCGAGGAACTAAACTGGGACACAAGCAGAAAAGACCTCGAGTGGAAGGAGAGTGTACAATTCCTTTCATCAATGGGTCTGGCCCCGAACCTCCTTAATGTGACTCGAGATCAAGTAGAGGGTGGTAAGGTCAAACAATTGCTTGTCAGCGAGCGTGGTGCATTCACAAGAACAG AACCTCCTGCAGACGTACTTGCTCGTCACCCAGTGATGGATAGCGAGGCCCAAGCCAACGAATAG
- a CDS encoding uncharacterized protein (COG:S;~EggNog:ENOG410PRPQ): protein MANPTSSDDEPVYMRALNAARNGDKAALEGRDGEILASARDALWRKVEANPNYLLNRHEFALFNYYRQHYEKTAKNKETVRKAVARFWDNYSEGPSGSKPGKS from the coding sequence ATGGCCAACCCAACATCATCCGATGACGAACCCGTTTATATGCGGGCCTTAAATGCAGCTAGGAACGGCGACAAAGCCGCTCTCGAAGGACGGGATGGAGAAATTCTAGCATCTGCTCGCGATGCTTTATGGCGGAAGGTTGAGGCGAACCCAAACTACTTGCTCAACCGACATGAGTTTGCACTCTTCAACTACTACCGGCAACACTACGAAAAAACCGcgaaaaacaaagaaacagtCCGGAAAGCGGTAGCCCGATTTTGGGACAACTATTCAGAGGGGCCGTCGGGTTCTAAACCGGGCAAGTCATAG
- a CDS encoding cytochrome P450 (COG:Q;~EggNog:ENOG410PKYU;~InterPro:IPR001128,IPR002401,IPR036396;~PFAM:PF00067;~TransMembrane:1 (o17-36i);~go_function: GO:0005506 - iron ion binding [Evidence IEA];~go_function: GO:0016705 - oxidoreductase activity, acting on paired donors, with incorporation or reduction of molecular oxygen [Evidence IEA];~go_function: GO:0020037 - heme binding [Evidence IEA];~go_process: GO:0055114 - oxidation-reduction process [Evidence IEA]) produces the protein MAIAEVLSFVNGRVVEYPLQSLLIVTFTVPFFYIFINEFVRASARIPGFRGPRGLPLIGNLAQIRENAAEQYRIWSKTYGPVYQIQLGNIPVIVINSAASAKVLFGHNAQALSSRPEFYTFHKIVSNTAGTTIGTSPYSESLKRRRKGAASALNRPSVDSYVSHLDVESKAFVAELYKYGNGGKTPVDPMAMIQRLSLSLALTLNWGVRVASQEEELFDEITEVEEEISRFRSTTGNLQDYIPLLRLNPFSTNSHKAKEMRNRRDKYLGSLNRDLDDRMEKGIHKPCIQANVISDKEAKLNSEELTSISLTMLSGGLDTVTTLVAWSVSLLAQRPDIQDKATKAIKEFYSEDQPLCDSADDQKCAYIVALVRECLRYYTVLRLALPRTSIRDITYEGKVIPKGTVFFLNSWACNMDPEVWSDPDEFRPERWFEQPDAPMFTYGMGYRMCAGSLLANRELYLVFIRTLSSFRIEPTSERVEWHPVKGNSDPSSLVAIPKKYKVNFVPKNEAVLVKALA, from the exons ATGGCTATCGCAGAAGTATTGTCTTTCGTCAACGGCAGGGTTGTCGAATATCCCCTGCAGTCATTACTTATAGTCACTTTCACCGTCCCGTTCTTTTACATTTTTATCAATGAATTCGTTCGGGCTTCGGCTCGCATCCCTGGCTTTAGGGGCCCCCGTGGGTTGCCTCTTATCGGTAACCTCGCCCAAATCCGGGAAAACGCAGCGGAGCAATATCGTATCTGGTCAAAGACATACGGACCCGTCTATCAGATTCAACTCGGAAATATCCCCGTCATAGTGATTAATTCTGCTGCGTCCGCGAAGGTCCTCTTTGGGCATAATGCACAAGCATTAAGTTCCAGACCAGAATTCTATACGTTCCACAAA ATTGTTTCGAACACAGCTGGTACAACTATTGGTACCTCTCCCTACAGCGAGTCGTTAAAGAGACGCAGAAAGGGCGCAGCGTCAGCCCTTAACCGGCCTTCGGTTGATTCATATGTATCTCATCTTGATGTTGAGTCTAAAGCATTTGTGGCCGAGCTTTATAAGTATGGAAATGGTGGGAAAACACCAGTCGACCCCATGGCAATGATTCAGCGACTCAGCTTAAGTCTTGCCCTCACTCTTAATTGGGGGGTGCGAGTTGCGtcccaggaggaggagcttttTGACGAAATCactgaggttgaagaggagaTTAGCAGATTTAGAAGCACCACGGGTAATCTACAGGATTACATACCCCTTCTACGTCTAAACCCCTTCAGCACAAACTCCCACAAGGCGAAAGAAATGCGAAACCGGCGTGACAAGTATCTTGGTTCGCTCAACCGTGACCTAGACGATCGGATGGAGAAGGGTATTCACAAACCTTGCATTCAGGCCAACGTTATTTCTGACAAGGAAGCCAAGTTAAACTCAGAGGAGCTTACTTCCATTAGTTTGACCATGTTATCTGGCGGCCTAGACACTGTCACCACCCTTGTTGCCTGGAGTGTTTCTCTCCTGGCTCAGCGCCCCGATATCCAGGACAAGGCTACAAAGGCAATCAAAGAATTTTACAGTGAGGATCAGCCCCTATGTGACTCCGCGGACGACCAAAAATGCGCCTATATTGTGGCGCTGGTCAGAGAATGCCTCAG ATACTATACTGTCCTTCGTCTTGCACTGCCGCGAACATCAATCAGAGATATTACCTATGAGGGGAAGGTGATCCCCAAGGGTACCGTCTTCTTTCTCAACTCCTGGGCCTGTAACATGG ATCCTGAAGTCTGGAGTGATCCGGATGAATTCAGACCTGAACGCTGGTTCGAGCAACCCGACGCGCCAATGTTTACATACGGTATGGGCTACCGCATGTGTGCTGGTTCACTTCTCGCCAATCGTGAGCTGTATCTTGTCTTCATACGGACCCTGAGCAGCTTCCGCATTGAACCAACCAGCGAGAGGGTAGAATGGCATCCTGTGAAGGGGAACTCCGACCCGTCGAGTTTGGTGGCGATTCCGAAAAAGTACAAGGTGAATTTTGTTCCAAAAAATGAGGCAGTACTTGTCAAAGCCTTGGCTTGA
- the aspD gene encoding septin aspD (COG:D,T,Z;~EggNog:ENOG410Q7XG;~InterPro:IPR030379,IPR027417,IPR016491;~PFAM:PF00735,PF01926;~go_function: GO:0005525 - GTP binding [Evidence IEA]), whose amino-acid sequence MATTSSAPSAVFPRSHVGFDSITSQIERKLLKRGFQFNVMCVGQTGLGKSTLINTIFASHLIDSKGRLTPNEPVRSTTEIQTVSHIIEENGVRLRLNIVDTPGYGDQVNNDRCWDPIVKYIKDQHSAYLRKELTAQRDRYIQDTRIHCCLFFIQPSGHALKPIDIVVLKKLSDVVNVVPVIAKADSLTLEERQAFKERIKEEFAFHNLKMYPYDNDELDDEERAVNARIKDIIPFAVVGSERTIVVNGQPVRGRQNRWGVINVEDESHCEFVSLRNFLTRTHLQDLIETTSQIHYETFRAKQLLALKESSAAGGHSGGSRPISPSADRELSRNSQRVTMNGY is encoded by the exons atggccactaCAAGCTCCGCACCGTCTGCGGTCTTCCCCCGGAGCCATGTCGGTTTCGATAGCATTACTTCTCAGATTGAACGGAAGCTGCTGAAACGTGGCTTCCAATTCAATGTTATGTGTGTTG GCCAAACTGGTCTCGGAAAGTCTACTCTGATCAAcaccatcttcgcctccCATCTGATCGATTCAAAGGGTCGTTTAACCCCCAACGAACCCGTACGCTCGACCACCGAGATCCAAACTGTTTCCCATA TCATCGAGGAAAATGGCGTCCGTCTCAGGCTCAACATTGTCGACACCCCTGGATACGGTGATCAAGTTAACAATGATAGATG CTGGGACCCAATTGTGAAATATATCAAGGACCAGCACTCCGCTTACCTCCGCAAAGAGCTCACCGCCCAACGTGACCGCTACATTCAAGATACCCGTATTCACTGCTGTCTGTTTTTCATTCAGCCATCTGGCCATGC TCTGAAACCCATCGATATTGTCGTCCTGAAAAAGTTGTCCGATGTGGTCAATGTCGTTCCCGTTATCGCCAAGGCTGATTCACTTACCCTGGAGGAACGTCAGGCCTTCAAGGAGCGAATCAAGGAGGAGTTTGccttccacaacctcaaGATGTACCCGTATGATAACGATGAgctcgacgatgaggagcgTGCTGTGAATGCCCGCATTAAG GATATAATCCCTTTTGCAGTTGTTGGAAGCGAGAGGACCATTGTCGTCAACGGTCAGCCTGTTCGTGGACGCCAAAACCGCTGGGGAGTTATCAatgtggaagatgagagcCACTGCGAATTTGTTTCCCTGCGAAATTTCCTTACCCGCACCCATCTCCAGGACCTCATCGAAACGACAAGCCAAATCCATTACGAGACCTTCCGCGCTAAGCAACTTCTTGCTTTGAAAGAGAGCAGCGCTGCAGGTGGCCATAGTGGCGGCAGTCGGCCAATTAGCCCCTCCGCCGACAGGGAACTAAGCCGCAACTCACAGCGAGTGACGATGAACGGCTATTAG
- a CDS encoding putative Golgi matrix protein (BUSCO:EOG09263CUQ;~COG:U;~EggNog:ENOG410PH5H;~InterPro:IPR019459,IPR000237;~PFAM:PF10375) codes for MPEGGKSKNKKKNKAQAQFDASDASILKADSRKSVENNDQPESIEDNKPEETENGEDMDAGSNDGHVENEADDSRAKSPILEALRSKDRFEALVKDRDSLRAEVTDMRKSLEQIQSKHDDDMEALHGKLKDAESKKEHAESQYRGLLERVNTIKAQLGERLKEDAEEIAQARSKIEDLEAQNLSTKDEYESKILELSNDNQRMSKELSELRERTNLSQQNWLKEKDDMLEQESYLQSEFEQAKEAMHNWEVLAMEERSIRESLGEKVVDLEEQLATVKDAYEKTSAEGESQAATVDGLQRALQEIQAARKQELRELVETSDAQLEELKQALSNAKTKESDSGKSLQETQQELERVRPFEKEVREKNLLIGKLRHEAVTLNDHLTKALRFLKKGKPEDNVDRHIVTNHLLHFLALDRSDPKKFQILQLIAALLGWSDEQREQAGLARPGASGASGRLRGPTTLMHRTPSTPTLTTEFLDNGATSKESLAELWSNFLEQESQASSQDNNQSAK; via the exons ATGCCTGAGG GCGGAAAatccaagaacaagaaaaagaacaaggCGCAGGCCCAATTTGACGCCTCTGATGCGAGCATCTTGAAAGCCGATAGCAGGAAATCCGTGGAGAATAAT GACCAACCTGAATCGATCGAAGACAACAAACcggaagaaacagaaaatGGGGAGGATATGGATGCTGGATCGAATGACGGGCATGTTGAAAATGAAGCGGACGACTCGAGAGCCAAATCACCTATCCTAGAGGCTCTCCGATCAAAAGACCGTTTTGAGGCCCTTGTAAAAGACCGAGATTCGCTACGTGCCGAAGTGACCGATATGCGGAAGTCCCTGGAACAAATTCAATCGAAacatgatgatgatatggaGGCTCTACATGGCAAATTAAAAGATGCGGAGAGTAAAAAGGAGCACGCAGAATCTCAGTACCGCGGTTTGCTTGAAAGAGTGAACACAATCAAAGCCCAGCTTGGTGAACGTCTCAAAGAAGATGCC GAAGAAATTGCTCAAGCGAGGTCGAAGATCGAGGACTTAGAGGCGCAAAATTTAAGCACGAAAGACGAGTACGAATCAAAGATATTGGAGCTATCAAATGACAATCAACGAATGTCAAAGGAGCTGTCTGAACTACGCGAACGAACAAATCTGTCACAACAAAAttggttgaaggagaaggacgatATGCTCGAACAAGAATCATATCTTCAGTCGGAGTTCGAACAAGCAAAGGAGGCAATGCATAACTGGGAAGTGCTTGCCATGGAAGAACGTTCAATCAGAGAAAGCCTGGGAGAAAAAGTAGTAGATTTGGAGGAACAATTGGCTACTGTGAAAGACGCATACGAGAAGACTTCTGCTGAGGGTGAATCCCAAGCAGCGACCGTGGATGGTTTGCAACGAGCCCTGCAAGAAATTCAGGCCG CACGCAAGCAGGAGCTTCGTGAACTCGTTGAAACTTCCGATGCTCAACTCGAGGAACTGAAGCAGGCGCTCAGCAATGCTAAGACAAAAGAATCAGACTCCGGAAAATCCCTGCAAGAGACTCAACAGGAACTTGAGAGAGTCCGGCCTTTTGAGAAAGAGGTTAGAGAGAAAAACCTCCTGATTGGCAAATTGAGGCATGAAGCTGTTACCCTGAACGACCACTTGACAAAAGCGCTGCGATTTCTCAAGAAGGGCAAACCAGAAGATAACGTTGATCG CCATATTGTCACAAATCATCTACTGCACTTTCTCGCACTTGATAGGTCAGATCCGAAGAAGTTCCAAATATTACAACTTATTGCGGCGCTTTTGGGGTGGTCAGACG AGCAACGTGAGCAGGCAGGCCTAGCTCGTCCCGGGGCTTCAGGGGCTTCAGGCAGGCTTCGGGGCCCCACTACCCTCATGCATCGAACGCCTAGTACACCAACTTTAACAACCGAGTTTCTGGATAATGGCGCCACGAGCAAGGAATCTCTAGCAGAGCTCTGGTCAAACTTCCTTGAACAGGAGTCTCAGGCCTCTTCCCAGGATAATAACCAATCGGCCAAGTGA
- the GUK1 gene encoding guanylate kinase (COG:F;~EggNog:ENOG410PHNN;~InterPro:IPR027417,IPR008145,IPR008144,IPR020590, IPR017665;~PFAM:PF00625;~go_function: GO:0004385 - guanylate kinase activity [Evidence IEA];~go_process: GO:0006163 - purine nucleotide metabolic process [Evidence IEA]) has protein sequence MHPTFSRISAFSSLSCTYPVFSPRFKVATMATTSAVQKFRPVVVSGPSGTGKSTLLKRLFAEFPNTFGFSVSHTTRAPRPGEQYAREYYFTTKEDFLDLVSKNGFIEHAQFGGNHYGTSVQAVKDIAAKERICILDIEMEGVKQVKKTDLSARFLFLAPPSVEELERRLRGRGTETEESLQKRLTQAKNELEYSKQPGAHDKVVVNDDVETAYKELRDYIIDDGKFGAAI, from the exons ATGCATCCAACCTTTTCGAGGATCAGTGCGTTCTCCTCGTTATCTTGCACCTATCCGGTATTTTCACCCCGCTTCAAAGTAGCTACCATGGCTACTACTAGTGCAG TCCAAAAGTTTCGGCCCGTGGTGGTGTCAGGTCCCTCCGGAACCGGCAAATCAACATTACTAAAGAGACTTTTCGCCGAATTTCCCAACACCTTTGGCTTCTCCGTTTCTC ACACAACTAGAGCCCCTAGGCCTGGCGAGCAATATGCGCGTGAATACTACTTTACCACAAAAGAAgacttcctcgacctcgtGAGCAAAAACGGCTTCATCGAGCATGCTCAGTTCGGCGGGAACCACTACGGGACGAGCGTCCAGGCCGTTAAAGATATCGCCGCGAAGGAGAGGATTTGTATTCTTGACATTGAGATGGAG GGCGTGAAACAAGTCAAGAAGACCGATCTAAGTGCGCGATTCTTGTTCCTTGCGCCACCGTCCGTTGAAGAGTTAGAACGGAGATTACGCGGTCGAGGGACTGAGACCGAGGAGAGTTTACAAAAACGGTTGACGCAGGCGAAGAACGAGCTAGAATATTCGAAACAGCCTGGTGCACACGATAAGGTCGTTGTCAATGATGATGTAGAGACCGCCTATAAGGAACTGAGGGATTATATTATTGATGATGGGAAGTTTGGGGCCGCGATTTAA
- a CDS encoding mitochondrial 54S ribosomal protein bL32m (COG:J;~EggNog:ENOG410PRG1;~InterPro:IPR011332,IPR002677;~PFAM:PF01783;~go_component: GO:0015934 - large ribosomal subunit [Evidence IEA];~go_function: GO:0003735 - structural constituent of ribosome [Evidence IEA];~go_process: GO:0006412 - translation [Evidence IEA]) — translation MALRLLSSNPLPQIFPRLVLPSKSLRFTISLPSQHHVFLSAFLRPVAFALNVPGLLSDLWESVLRAVPKKKTSHMKKRHRQMAGKALKDVRNLNTCPACGQIKRSHVLCQHCVENIKKQWGKTQLS, via the exons ATGGCTTTGCGACTGCTTTCCTCCAATCCGCTCCCCCAAATATTCCCTCGACTTGTCCTACCGTCGAAATCTCTGCGTTTTACCATCAGCCTTCCGTCACAACACCATGTCTTCCTTTCCGCTTTTCTCCGACCGGTTGCTTTTGCTCTGAATGTTCCTGGGCTTTTATCCGATTTATGGGAGTCCGTTCTTCGAGCCGTTCCAAAGAAAAAGACGTCCCACATGAAGAAAAGACATAGACAGATGGCCGGCAAGGCCTTGAAGGACGTCAGGAACCTTAACACCTGTCCTGCTTGCGGTCAAATAAAACGCTCTCATGTACTATGCCAACATTGCGTTGAAA ATATTAAGAAACAATGGGGAAAGACCCAATTGTCGTGA